A portion of the Manihot esculenta cultivar AM560-2 chromosome 2, M.esculenta_v8, whole genome shotgun sequence genome contains these proteins:
- the LOC110609738 gene encoding zinc finger A20 and AN1 domain-containing stress-associated protein 1: MGSEQNEGTSFPPSEPILCANGCGFFGTAANMNLCSKCYRDVRVKEDQAASAKAAMEKTLSMKSKKVDLIADTRDVAAAPNLSDHVAVNVSSSSLSEPPVAGGDQAHPKAANRCFSCNKKVGLTAFKCKCGSTFCGSHRYPENHDCSFDFKGAGRNAIAKANPVVKADKVERI; this comes from the coding sequence ATGGGTTCTGAACAGAACGAGGGTACAAGCTTTCCTCCCTCTGAGCCAATTCTCTGCGCTAATGGGTGTGGCTTTTTTGGGACGGCGGCCAACATGAATCTTTGCTCCAAGTGCTACCGCGACGTTCGCGTCAAGGAAGATCAAGCTGCCTCAGCCAAGGCGGCGATGGAGAAGACTCTCAGTATGAAATCCAAGAAAGTGGATCTTATTGCTGATACCCGTGATGTGGCGGCGGCTCCTAATCTTTCTGATCATGTGGCGGTCAATGTGTCATCATCTTCGTTATCTGAGCCTCCGGTGGCTGGAGGTGATCAGGCTCATCCCAAAGCGGCAAACAGGTGCTTTAGCTGCAATAAAAAGGTTGGCTTGACTGCATTTAAGTGCAAGTGCGGGAGCACGTTCTGTGGGTCTCATCGGTACCCAGAGAATCATGACTGCTCGTTCGATTTCAAGGGCGCTGGCCGGAATGCGATCGCAAAGGCGAATCCTGTTGTTAAAGCTGACAAGGTGGAGAGGATCTGA
- the LOC110604999 gene encoding transmembrane protein 64, with the protein MTYYEDDRVVPQLRTRVEAHSDDEGDSKGEFVNLRDCEVEECGVIAATEGSSFCLWRWRGSVVWYWVKLAVLFTCLGLLAAVFLKWIGPYFMDKELIPIINWETTTFSTPVLAVLLFASVALFPTLLLPSTPSMWVAGMTFGYGFGFLLIISAAAVGVSLPYFIGSLFLHKIQGWLEKYPKKAAVLRAAGEGNWFHQFRAVTLIRISPFPYILYNYCAVATNVKYGPYILGSLVGLVPEIFVAIYTGILIETLADASNEGHSLSAPQIVFNVIGFCATVVTTIIFTIFAKRRLKVLQDEPLLA; encoded by the exons ATGACTTATTACGAGGATGACAGGGTGGTGCCACAGCTGAGGACTAGAGTGGAGGCTCATAGTGATGATGAGGGTGATAGCAAAGGGGAGTTTGTCAATTTGAGAGATTGCGAGGTGGAGGAATGTGGGGTTATTGCGGCAACAGAAGGGTCTAGCTTCTGTCTCTGGAGATGGAGAGGGTCCGTTGTATGGTATTGGGTCAAGTTGGCTGTATTGTTTACTTGTTTGGGATTGTTGGCTGCTGTTTTCCTCAAATGGATTGGTCCATATTTCATGGACAAG GAGCTCATTCCTATCATTAATTGGGAGACAACAACATTTAGCACTCCAGTTCTGGCAGTTCTGCTCTTTGCTTCTGTGGCATTGTTCCCCACCCTACTTTTGCCATCTACACCTTCTATGTGGGTAGCTGGGATGACATTTGGTTATGGCTTTGGATTTCTATTAATTATATCTGCAGCAGCTGTGGGCGTATCACTTCCGTATTTCATTGGCTCACTGTTCCTTCATAAAATTCAA GGGTGGTTAGAAAAATATCCAAAGAAAGCTGCTGTTTTGAGAGCAGCTGGTGAAGGAAACTGGTTTCATCAGTTTCGAGCTGTAACATTAATCAGGATATCTCCATTTCCATATATTTTATACAACTATTGTGCTGTTGCCACAAATGTTAAGTATGGTCCTTACATCTTAGGATCATTAGTAGGATTGGTGCCAGAGATTTTTGTTGCAATCTACAC TGGTATCCTTATAGAGACATTGGCAGATGCTTCAAACGAGGGGCACTCCCTTTCAGCTCCACAAATTGTTTTCAATGTCATTGGATTCTGTGCAACAGTAGTCACCACTATTATCTTTACAATATTTGCAAAGAGGCGGCTCAAAGTATTGCAAGACGAACCACTACTGGCATAG
- the LOC110610131 gene encoding uncharacterized protein LOC110610131 isoform X2, with the protein MATATMTFPLFSANPIFSCKSKQSHFYSLSLLPNRTPAAPQTRFVTRKSSSYGTVAGMIGAGLALSLAGPASASSLPLLAQLSEPANALSLPTWAIHVSSVVEWIAAMALVWQYGEKSGLESWKGLSWGMVPLLGGAFCACTWHFFYNSESLEEMGFTIAGSFTIENKMWVLRVS; encoded by the exons ATGGCAACCGCAACAATGACCTTTCCCTTGTTCTCTGCAAATCCTATTTTCTCTTGCAAATCCAAACAGTCCCATTtctattctctctctcttctcccgAATCGCACTCCTGCTGCTCCTCAAACCCGTTTCGTGACACGAAAATCTTCAAGTTATGGTACTGTCGCGGGTATGATTGGGGCGGGTTTGGCCCTCTCCTTAGCGGGACCCGCCTCAGCTTCGAGTTTACCGTTGCTGGCTCAGCTCAGTGAACCGGCCAACGCATTATCTTTACCTACTTGGGCTATTCATGTTTCCAGTGTTGTTGAGTG GATTGCAGCAATGGCTTTGGTGTGGCAATATGGGGAGAAATCTGGGCTTGAATCTTGGAAGGGACTCTCTTGGGGTATG GTACCTCTGCTTGGTGGAGCATTTTGTGCATGCACTTGGCATTTCTTTTATAATTCTGAATCTCTAGAG GAAATGGGATTTACCATTGCAGGAAGCTTCACAATTGAGAACAAAATGTGGGTTCTGAGAGTTAGCTAG
- the LOC110610131 gene encoding uncharacterized protein LOC110610131 isoform X4: MATATMTFPLFSANPIFSCKSKQSHFYSLSLLPNRTPAAPQTRFVTRKSSSYGTVAGMIGAGLALSLAGPASASSLPLLAQLSEPANALSLPTWAIHVSSVVEWIAAMALVWQYGEKSGLESWKGLSWGMVPLLGGAFCACTWHFFYNSESLES; the protein is encoded by the exons ATGGCAACCGCAACAATGACCTTTCCCTTGTTCTCTGCAAATCCTATTTTCTCTTGCAAATCCAAACAGTCCCATTtctattctctctctcttctcccgAATCGCACTCCTGCTGCTCCTCAAACCCGTTTCGTGACACGAAAATCTTCAAGTTATGGTACTGTCGCGGGTATGATTGGGGCGGGTTTGGCCCTCTCCTTAGCGGGACCCGCCTCAGCTTCGAGTTTACCGTTGCTGGCTCAGCTCAGTGAACCGGCCAACGCATTATCTTTACCTACTTGGGCTATTCATGTTTCCAGTGTTGTTGAGTG GATTGCAGCAATGGCTTTGGTGTGGCAATATGGGGAGAAATCTGGGCTTGAATCTTGGAAGGGACTCTCTTGGGGTATG GTACCTCTGCTTGGTGGAGCATTTTGTGCATGCACTTGGCATTTCTTTTATAATTCTGAATCTCTAGAG TCATGA
- the LOC110610131 gene encoding uncharacterized protein LOC110610131 isoform X3, producing the protein MATATMTFPLFSANPIFSCKSKQSHFYSLSLLPNRTPAAPQTRFVTRKSSSYGTVAGMIGAGLALSLAGPASASSLPLLAQLSEPANALSLPTWAIHVSSVVEWIAAMALVWQYGEKSGLESWKGLSWGMVPLLGGAFCACTWHFFYNSESLEFQS; encoded by the exons ATGGCAACCGCAACAATGACCTTTCCCTTGTTCTCTGCAAATCCTATTTTCTCTTGCAAATCCAAACAGTCCCATTtctattctctctctcttctcccgAATCGCACTCCTGCTGCTCCTCAAACCCGTTTCGTGACACGAAAATCTTCAAGTTATGGTACTGTCGCGGGTATGATTGGGGCGGGTTTGGCCCTCTCCTTAGCGGGACCCGCCTCAGCTTCGAGTTTACCGTTGCTGGCTCAGCTCAGTGAACCGGCCAACGCATTATCTTTACCTACTTGGGCTATTCATGTTTCCAGTGTTGTTGAGTG GATTGCAGCAATGGCTTTGGTGTGGCAATATGGGGAGAAATCTGGGCTTGAATCTTGGAAGGGACTCTCTTGGGGTATG GTACCTCTGCTTGGTGGAGCATTTTGTGCATGCACTTGGCATTTCTTTTATAATTCTGAATCTCTAGAG TTTCAGTCATGA
- the LOC110608668 gene encoding protein LITTLE ZIPPER 2 isoform X2, with protein MCMNRVEKFPSPPSFPAKRKQRSKKPKVQVLGLSRRGCQKEEGEDMELKNLKLYLENQSIVEENEKLRKKANLLHQENLALMSEFEKKFPHLDRFSTTLSLLHNKH; from the exons ATGTGTATGAACAGAGTAGAAAAGTTcccatctcctccttccttcCCTGCAAAGAGAAAGCAACGATCAAAGAAACCTAAGGTTCAAGTTCTTGGACTTTCCAG GAGAGGTTGCCAAAAAGAGGAAGGCGAGGATATGGAGCTAAAGAACTTGAAGCTGTATTTGGAGAACCAAAGTATTGTTGAAGAGAACGAGAAGTTGAGGAAGAAAGCAAATCTTTTGCACCAAGAAAACTTAGCTTTAATGTCTGAATTTGAAAAGAAATTCCCTCATTTGGATCGCTTCTCCACCACCCTTTCTCTTCTACATAATAAACACTAA
- the LOC110610131 gene encoding ycf49-like protein isoform X1 translates to MATATMTFPLFSANPIFSCKSKQSHFYSLSLLPNRTPAAPQTRFVTRKSSSYGTVAGMIGAGLALSLAGPASASSLPLLAQLSEPANALSLPTWAIHVSSVVEWIAAMALVWQYGEKSGLESWKGLSWGMVPLLGGAFCACTWHFFYNSESLEVLVALQAALTVIGNATMCIAAFRIYKSTEERPKNL, encoded by the exons ATGGCAACCGCAACAATGACCTTTCCCTTGTTCTCTGCAAATCCTATTTTCTCTTGCAAATCCAAACAGTCCCATTtctattctctctctcttctcccgAATCGCACTCCTGCTGCTCCTCAAACCCGTTTCGTGACACGAAAATCTTCAAGTTATGGTACTGTCGCGGGTATGATTGGGGCGGGTTTGGCCCTCTCCTTAGCGGGACCCGCCTCAGCTTCGAGTTTACCGTTGCTGGCTCAGCTCAGTGAACCGGCCAACGCATTATCTTTACCTACTTGGGCTATTCATGTTTCCAGTGTTGTTGAGTG GATTGCAGCAATGGCTTTGGTGTGGCAATATGGGGAGAAATCTGGGCTTGAATCTTGGAAGGGACTCTCTTGGGGTATG GTACCTCTGCTTGGTGGAGCATTTTGTGCATGCACTTGGCATTTCTTTTATAATTCTGAATCTCTAGAG GTGTTGGTGGCTCTTCAAGCAGCATTGACAGTAATAGGTAATGCCACAATGTGCATTGCTGCATTCCGAATATACAAATCAACTGAGGAACGTCCCAAGAATCTTTGA
- the LOC110608668 gene encoding protein LITTLE ZIPPER 2 isoform X1, with protein MCMNRVEKFPSPPSFPAKRKQRSKKPKVQVLGLSSRRGCQKEEGEDMELKNLKLYLENQSIVEENEKLRKKANLLHQENLALMSEFEKKFPHLDRFSTTLSLLHNKH; from the exons ATGTGTATGAACAGAGTAGAAAAGTTcccatctcctccttccttcCCTGCAAAGAGAAAGCAACGATCAAAGAAACCTAAGGTTCAAGTTCTTGGACTTTCCAG CAGGAGAGGTTGCCAAAAAGAGGAAGGCGAGGATATGGAGCTAAAGAACTTGAAGCTGTATTTGGAGAACCAAAGTATTGTTGAAGAGAACGAGAAGTTGAGGAAGAAAGCAAATCTTTTGCACCAAGAAAACTTAGCTTTAATGTCTGAATTTGAAAAGAAATTCCCTCATTTGGATCGCTTCTCCACCACCCTTTCTCTTCTACATAATAAACACTAA